CTCTCCGCGGCTGCGGCTGATGAATCGCTCGAACAGCAGGCTGTGCGTATCGGGGTCGACCTCGGTGATGCCCAGGCAGTAGCAGACCGCGCTGTTGGCCGCGCCGCCGCGGCCCTGGCACAGGATGCCGCGCATGCGGGCAAAGTTCACGATGTCGTAGCACGTGAGGAAGTACGCCTCGTAGCCCAGTTCGGCGATGAGCCCCAGCTCGTGCTCGATCGTACCTAGCACCTTCTCCGGCACGCCGCCTGGGTAGCGCCGCTCGGCCCCGCGGAGGGTCTCGCGCCGCAGGTACGCCGGTGGGCTCATGTCTGCCGGACACGCCTCGGCGGGGTACTGGTATCGCAGCTCGTCCATGCTGAAGGCCGCTGCCCGTAGCGCAACCTCGGCCGCCCGCTCGACGGCGCCCGGCAGATCGCGGAACAGCCGGGCCATCTCGTCGGCGGGCTTGAGGTGCCGCTCGGCGTTGGGGTGCAGGCGATAGCCGGCGGTGTCGATGGTGCAGCCGTGGCGGATGCACGTCAGCACGTCCTGCAGCTCGCGGCGCGCAGGGTCGTGGTAGTGCGCGTCGTTGCTGGCAACCAGCGGGACCCGCGTGTGCATCGAGAGTGCGGCGAGCTGGTCAAGCCGTTCGCGATCATCGGTCCGGTACGTGCGCGCGGCCGCCATCGAGAGCCGTTCGCCGAAGGCGTCGCGCAGCCCATGCAGCACCGCGATGAAGTCGTCGTCGAGCGACGCCGGCGGCATGACGACGGTGAGCAGGCCCTCCTGGTGCTCGAGCAGGTCGTGCAGCTCGAGGTGGCACTCGCCCTTGGGCGCCCGCCGCTTGCCCAGCGTCAGCAGTCGGCTCAGGCGGCTGTACGCGGGGCGATCGGTCGGGAAGGCCAGCACCGCCAAGCCGTCGTTCATCACGAGGCGGGAGCCGACGGCCAGCGGGATGCCGCGCTCCTTGGCGGCGACGTGGGCCCGCACAACGCCGGCCAGGGTGTTGGTGTCGGCGATGGCCGCGGCGGCGTGCCCCAGGTCGGCGGCGCGATCGACGAACTCTTCGGGGTGGCTTGCGCCGGTCAGGAAGGTGTAGTTACTCGTCACCGCCAGCTCGGCGTAGGGCGTGGAGGCGAATTGCGCGGGCGGCGGGGCGACGCCCTCGCGGTGCTGGGCCTCGCGGAAGGGGTGGATCTTAATCTTGGGAAACTCGTTCTCGGGCATCGCCGCTCCCTCAGGCCCACACGCCGTGCACGTACCACCGGCCGGTTTCTCTCGCGCGTGCCACCCACAGGCAGGCGCCGTCCTCGCAGCGCACGCGGAAGTAGTCGCGCGTCGAGCCGCGCCCGCGCCACCACTCGTGGCCGAGTCGCTCGGGCCCAACGCACGAAACCACGACGCGGTCCTCCCCCTGCCAGCGGATGCGGTGCACCGGGCCGTCGGGCGTGAGGGCCATGGCGGTGGTCTCCATCGGTGGCTCGAAAAGCGACGTCGGCCGCGTGCCCGGCGGGCGAACATCGTGCACGGGTGCGGCGAGCGGTGCCGTCCAGTCGAAGGCACGCTCGGGCAGGTGCGACTGGGTCAGCACCGCCCCGCGCACGGCATTGACGCCCAGCCGTCCGGTGAGCACGTCGACCAGCTCGCCAGCCGCCGCCATGCTCGAGCGACGGCGGTCCTCCCACTGCTCGGCTTGTGATCCGGGCATGAGCGCATCACGCGTCGCGGTCACGGCCACGCGCTCGACGCCGAAGCCAAGGTGGGCCCGCTCGAGCCTGGGCCGCACCAGCGTCCAGAGGTGCTTGGGATCTCGGCTGGGTACGCTCGTTGCAACGGCCAGCCGGAGGGACTCGAGCTCGTATCGGCCCAGCTCGACGACCAACTGCCGCGCCCCGCGGCCGCGTGACTCCAGTTGCGCGCACGCCTCGCCGAGCACCTCGCGGACCGCGAGTTCGATGGCCTCGAGGTTCGTCGTGTATCCATCGAATATGCGTTCGGCCTTGCACGGCGTGATCGGGCGCACGGGGTCGAGCGGCTCCATCGCGTGGCCCAGGGCGCGATCGAGGGCCAGCAGCAGATCGCGGCCGAACCGCGCGGGCAGCACGCCTCGTGGGATGTCCAGCAGGTGTGCGACGCGGTCGATGGCCAACTCGTCCAGAGCGCGAATCGTCTTCGAGTCGACTCCCAGCGCCTCGACGGGTAGCGGCGCCATGGCCTGACGCTGCCCGCCCGGCGGCACGATCGTGATCTCCGCCTCGCCGAAACGCGCGAGAGCCCATGCGCAGCCGTGTGTGTCTGCGATGGCCAGTCGTGTTGAGATTCCCAGCTTGGCAAGCTCCTCGCGCACGGCCCTGCACATGCTCGCCTCATCACCGAAGAGGTGCGCGCATCCGGTGATGTCCAGCCACAGCCCGTCGGTCCCATCCACCTGCACCAGCGGCGAGAACCGCCGCGCCCACACCGCAAGGGCGCGCAGACGCGACGCGTCTGAACCCGGCGTTGCCTCTTCCAGGCGCACGGTTCCGGCCGGCAGCACCGCGCGCGCTTGGGCTACCGGCAGGCCGAGGTGCACGCCAGCGTCCCGCGAGCGCTCGCAGCAGGCGGCCACGACGCGGCGCTGGCCGACGGTCTGGGCGACCAGCACGTGCTCAGCCCGAGCCGGCCGCACGGCTCCATCGGCCCGGTCGCGCCGACGCAGCAGGTCGATCGGCAGCATCGGCATCCACACTGACAAGGCGCGTGCCATCATCCAACCGCACGGTCCAGTCCCGTGCGTCCTCGGTTATGGGCCGCAGTCCCTTGCGGCGCAGCAGTCGGAGCGTCCATGTCGGCCGGGCGGGGTCGAGCGCGTCCGGCGGTCCGGGAGAGACGAGCCATCGCGTGGCCGCCGCGGAGATCTCCCCCCGCTCGTCCGGCGGCCGCGCGAGCAGGCCGATGGCCCCCCCGGCCTCGGCGGCCAGTTGCAGGCGGCGCGAGCCGGCCATCGAGAGCCCGCGTGCGTCGGCCACCACCACGGCGGCGGCGGGGGAGCGCAGGGCCACATCCATCGCCCACAGGCGGTCCTCGCGCGTGGGCGGGTCGACGTAGACCGACCGCTCGAGCAGCTTGGCGCACCCTCCCGGTCCGCTCGACGGCCCGACCCCCAGGCCCACGAGCCCGGGCGGATAGGGCCAGCACCGCCGGCCGATCCAGACGATCAGGCCGCGTGCCATACGCTCCGATCCGGCGTCGCCCGAGTGGCCCGCGGCGATGCTCATGCACACGGCGATGGGCGGTACCGGCGCGAGCAGCTCGTGCACGCCGCGTCCGAACCCCGCCATGATCCGTGACCAGGCCATGCCGAGAGTATCCTTACAAAGACCTGTCAGGCAAGTTAAAACCAAACAAAATGCTATTATTTTCGCTCCAGGCACCCTGACGACGCCATACCGGCCATTTGGGCGGTTTCGGCCTTGCGAGAAAATGGCCTATCCTCGCGCGACGGGAGCGATCGGCGGCCTGGGGGCATCTCGGCATGGGCGTACAACGGATCAATTCGGCCGATGGGGGGCAGGCCGACCGCGTGGCGATGCAGCGCGTGCTCCGAGACCTGGACGCGATGGAATGGATGCTCGAGCACGCGATGTTCGAGACCGATCGGCGTCGCATCGGCGTCGAGCAGGAACTGTTCCTCGTCGATGGCTCGATGCAGCCGGCTCCGATCGCCGAGTCGTTGCTCGAACGCATCGATGACGAACGGGTCGTGCCCGAGATCGCCCGATTCAACCTCGAATTCAACTGCGACCCGATCGATCTCGACGGTCCGTGCCTGGCCATGCTCGAGGCACAATTGGCCACGCTGTACGGCAAGGTCGACGCCGCATGCCGGTCGTTCGGCGCACGAGCGTTGATGACCGGCATCTGTCCGACGGTCGACCTCTCGCACCTGACGACCGACAACATCATGCCCAATCCGCGGTACCACAGCCTCGACGCGGCGCTCCGCAAGCTCCGCGGCGACGACTACGAGCTGCACATCGATGGTGCCGACGAGCTCTCCGTACGCCATCCAAGCGTCATGCTCGAGTCGGTCAACACCAGCTTCCAGGTTCACTTCCAGACGACGCCCGGCGAGTTCGCCGGTGCATACAACGTCGCGCTCGCGGTCGCGGCGCCGGTTCTGGCGGCCGCGGTCAACTCGCCGATGCTCTTCGGCCGACGCCTCTGGCGCGAGACGCGCATCGCCACCTTCCAGCAATCGGTCGATACCCGTGGCGAGGGCGTCGGGCATCGAGACTTCGTGGGCCGCGTCCGGTTCGGCGAGGCCTGGGTCGAGTCTTCCGTGCTCGAGGTGCTCCGAGCCGACGTCGCCCGCTTCCGCCAGCTCTTGTACGCGTCGGCGGACGACCAGCCCGACCCCATCGAGGAACTCAAGGCCGGCCGGACGCCCAAGCTCGCGTCGTGGCAGGCGTTCAATTCGTCGGTGTACCGGTGGATGCGGCCGTGCTACGGCGTGACCGATGGGCGTCCGCACCTGCGCATCGAGAACCGGGTGCTGCCATCGGGGCCAACCATGGTGGACGAGGTCGCCAACGCGGCGTTCTGGATCGGCTTGATGGTCGCCGGACCGGCGGCGTGGCCCGACGTTTCCAAGAAGCTCGGACTCGGCGATGCTCGCAACAACTTCCTGCGGGCCGCTCGCGATGGTCTAAGTGCCCACATGGCCTGGCTCGACGGCCGCGACCATCCGATCGCCGAGCTGATCCTTCAGGACTTCCTGCCCGTGGCTCGCAACGGGCTCGATTCGGCGGGCGTCAACGAGGACGATGTCGAGCGGATGCTGGGCATCATCGAGGCCCGCGTTTCGTCCGGACGCACCGGCTCTCGCTGGATTCTCGACGCGGCGTCGCGGGCGGGAGGCTCGACGTCCCACCGCGGAAGCCTCTCGGGATTGACGCGTGCGATGCTCGATCGCCAGGACAGGCAACGCCCCGTGCACGAATGGAACATCGTCGCCGACGAGGGCGACGACGGCGGAGCCAGCGCGATCCTGGGGTATGCACGCGTGTCGCAGTGCATGACCACCGACCTGTTCACCG
This Phycisphaerales bacterium DNA region includes the following protein-coding sequences:
- a CDS encoding CBS domain-containing protein — its product is MGVQRINSADGGQADRVAMQRVLRDLDAMEWMLEHAMFETDRRRIGVEQELFLVDGSMQPAPIAESLLERIDDERVVPEIARFNLEFNCDPIDLDGPCLAMLEAQLATLYGKVDAACRSFGARALMTGICPTVDLSHLTTDNIMPNPRYHSLDAALRKLRGDDYELHIDGADELSVRHPSVMLESVNTSFQVHFQTTPGEFAGAYNVALAVAAPVLAAAVNSPMLFGRRLWRETRIATFQQSVDTRGEGVGHRDFVGRVRFGEAWVESSVLEVLRADVARFRQLLYASADDQPDPIEELKAGRTPKLASWQAFNSSVYRWMRPCYGVTDGRPHLRIENRVLPSGPTMVDEVANAAFWIGLMVAGPAAWPDVSKKLGLGDARNNFLRAARDGLSAHMAWLDGRDHPIAELILQDFLPVARNGLDSAGVNEDDVERMLGIIEARVSSGRTGSRWILDAASRAGGSTSHRGSLSGLTRAMLDRQDRQRPVHEWNIVADEGDDGGASAILGYARVSQCMTTDLFTVGEGECIDLVASIMDWEHVRHIPVEDAQHRLVGIVSYRKLLRVLTHERSSKDPAAMPVSEIMVRDPVTVAPDTPTLEAIRLMGEHRVACLPVVENERLVGIVSDRDYAKIARTLLERALRETPRA
- a CDS encoding DNA polymerase Y family protein, which produces MWMPMLPIDLLRRRDRADGAVRPARAEHVLVAQTVGQRRVVAACCERSRDAGVHLGLPVAQARAVLPAGTVRLEEATPGSDASRLRALAVWARRFSPLVQVDGTDGLWLDITGCAHLFGDEASMCRAVREELAKLGISTRLAIADTHGCAWALARFGEAEITIVPPGGQRQAMAPLPVEALGVDSKTIRALDELAIDRVAHLLDIPRGVLPARFGRDLLLALDRALGHAMEPLDPVRPITPCKAERIFDGYTTNLEAIELAVREVLGEACAQLESRGRGARQLVVELGRYELESLRLAVATSVPSRDPKHLWTLVRPRLERAHLGFGVERVAVTATRDALMPGSQAEQWEDRRRSSMAAAGELVDVLTGRLGVNAVRGAVLTQSHLPERAFDWTAPLAAPVHDVRPPGTRPTSLFEPPMETTAMALTPDGPVHRIRWQGEDRVVVSCVGPERLGHEWWRGRGSTRDYFRVRCEDGACLWVARARETGRWYVHGVWA